The following coding sequences lie in one Amycolatopsis cihanbeyliensis genomic window:
- the cobO gene encoding cob(I)yrinic acid a,c-diamide adenosyltransferase has translation MPKGKPEVVPDDGLTTRQRRNRPLLAVHTGTMKGKSTAAFGMALRAWNQGWSIGVFQFVKSAKWRIGEQAAFQALGELHASTGQGGPVEWHKMGEGWSWSRKKGTEEDHAASAREGWAEIRRRLAEQAHDFYVLDEFTYPLHWGWLDVAEVAAALRERPGRQHVVITGRNAPAELLDAADLVTEMTKVKHPMDTGQKGQRGIEW, from the coding sequence ATGCCGAAGGGAAAGCCGGAGGTCGTCCCGGACGACGGCCTGACTACCAGGCAACGGCGCAACCGCCCGCTGCTGGCGGTGCACACCGGCACGATGAAAGGCAAGTCCACCGCGGCCTTCGGGATGGCGCTGCGGGCCTGGAACCAGGGCTGGTCGATCGGGGTGTTCCAGTTCGTCAAGTCCGCGAAGTGGCGGATCGGCGAGCAGGCCGCCTTCCAGGCGCTCGGCGAGCTGCACGCGTCCACCGGGCAGGGCGGCCCGGTGGAGTGGCACAAGATGGGTGAGGGCTGGAGCTGGTCCCGGAAGAAGGGGACCGAGGAGGATCACGCCGCGAGCGCGCGCGAGGGCTGGGCGGAGATCCGGCGCAGGCTCGCCGAGCAGGCGCACGACTTCTACGTGCTCGACGAGTTCACCTACCCGCTGCACTGGGGCTGGCTGGACGTGGCCGAGGTGGCCGCCGCCCTGCGCGAGCGTCCCGGCCGGCAGCACGTGGTGATCACCGGCCGGAACGCCCCCGCCGAGCTGCTGGACGCCGCCGACCTGGTGACCGAGATGACCAAGGTCAAGCACCCCATGGACACCGGCCAAAAAGGCCAGCGAGGTATCGAGTGGTGA
- a CDS encoding arabinosyltransferase domain-containing protein — protein sequence MVPPRTRRWRRLAVVLGLVSAACALAFPFLPVVQDTARISWPAGTDTRPVNAPLTGYWAQDMRVTIPCETVRSLDARTPGDALLFSTVPDARTDEGAGMQLRIDNNLLVASNRGEQIARQPLPPQGCQVDVASDATRTTVSVAGTPIHDEDGDVRPRVVGIYSDIDSGADPTAGLDVSITPDTRYQSSPTTLKIVIGVLGVLALLGCLIAVNRLDSGVARRAPRWAPIGWWHLTARDVTVIAALGVWVFIGPVTSDDGYILTMSRVADEVGYLTNYHRWFGVAEAPFGWFYHVYELMTNVSTVPPWIRLPSFLLGVVSWLLISREVMPRLGKEVRVSGAAAWAAAAVFLVWWMPYNNGVRPEPVAAVGSLLALCAVERALVTRRLLPLCLGLLAAAFTLAATPTGLLAVAPFIVAARPLFQLLRQRAKASSWVPVLSPILGSGMLVLVVVFADQTFATVTEATRLRSLVGPSLSWFEELFRYELLFSSTADGSAARRFPVLLLILCTGTCLVVLLRRGRIPGAALGPSRRLIATVALFFLLLALTPTKWTHHFGAFAAVGAAMAALTALAVSTTVLRSRRNRAAFVSGLLVVAALALTGPNAYWFVSDFGVPWADRAPMIGGLGLSTILLIGAAAVAVVAFIENIRAQRPGLPPPLPEGRGRALRFGSLSLVVVCGLVAAAGFASMIAAITGQHHSYSLGEANVEHLFGKSCNLADHVMVERDPISSMLAPLPAGQQATVEDEPAGDESAEPGDLPDNDEGNGATQTGFHTRAALTDDPIAEPPHGFTTGTVPMWSSYDERTTPTGQLRTEWYDLAERPAGGQLVMAVAAAPGKATSVRVEFGRPTPEGIRVVGNKEVLGTGGGVGGWGDVRLNLDEAPPGATAARIVAADDDFTEDGWVAVTAPRVPTFTTLTDKVGDEPVYMDWPTSFVYPCLIPAASHDGIAEVPEYRLTAADLAPEADWASSKGGGPNGWLEEVADQPEVPSFLADEPERTWGRLLSVEPYAKDTREPVVTRSQRVRPGWWSPGPGPSQPDGTAPTR from the coding sequence ATGGTGCCGCCACGCACCCGCCGGTGGCGTCGGCTGGCCGTCGTACTCGGCCTCGTCTCCGCCGCCTGCGCGCTGGCTTTCCCCTTCCTGCCGGTGGTGCAGGACACGGCGCGGATCAGCTGGCCCGCAGGCACCGACACCCGCCCGGTCAACGCCCCGCTGACCGGCTACTGGGCGCAGGACATGCGGGTGACCATCCCGTGCGAGACGGTGCGCTCGCTGGACGCGCGCACGCCGGGTGACGCGCTGCTGTTCTCCACCGTGCCCGATGCCCGCACCGACGAGGGCGCGGGTATGCAACTGCGAATCGACAACAACCTGCTGGTCGCGTCCAACCGCGGGGAGCAGATCGCCCGGCAACCGCTGCCACCGCAGGGCTGCCAGGTCGACGTCGCCTCGGACGCCACGAGGACGACGGTGAGCGTGGCTGGCACGCCGATCCACGACGAGGACGGGGACGTCCGACCGCGGGTGGTCGGCATCTACTCCGACATCGACTCGGGCGCTGACCCCACCGCGGGTCTGGACGTGTCGATCACCCCGGACACCCGGTACCAGTCCTCGCCCACCACGCTGAAGATCGTCATCGGGGTGCTCGGGGTGCTGGCCCTGCTCGGTTGCCTGATCGCGGTGAACCGGCTGGACAGCGGGGTGGCCCGCAGGGCACCGCGATGGGCGCCGATCGGCTGGTGGCACCTGACCGCGCGGGACGTCACGGTGATCGCCGCGCTCGGCGTCTGGGTGTTCATCGGGCCGGTCACCTCGGACGACGGCTATATCCTGACCATGTCGCGGGTGGCCGACGAGGTCGGCTACCTGACCAACTATCACCGATGGTTCGGCGTGGCCGAGGCCCCGTTCGGCTGGTTCTACCACGTCTACGAGCTGATGACGAACGTCAGCACGGTGCCGCCGTGGATCCGGCTGCCCTCCTTCCTGCTCGGCGTGGTCAGCTGGTTGCTGATCAGCCGCGAGGTGATGCCCCGGTTGGGCAAGGAGGTCCGGGTCAGCGGCGCGGCGGCCTGGGCCGCCGCGGCGGTGTTCCTGGTCTGGTGGATGCCCTACAACAACGGTGTGCGCCCGGAGCCGGTGGCCGCGGTCGGCTCGTTGCTCGCGCTGTGCGCGGTGGAGCGGGCACTGGTCACGCGCAGGTTGCTCCCGCTGTGCCTCGGCCTGCTGGCGGCCGCGTTCACCCTGGCGGCCACACCGACCGGGTTGCTCGCCGTGGCGCCGTTCATCGTGGCCGCGCGCCCGCTGTTCCAGCTACTGCGCCAGCGCGCGAAGGCGAGCAGCTGGGTGCCGGTGCTCTCGCCGATCCTCGGTTCCGGGATGCTGGTGCTGGTGGTGGTGTTCGCCGACCAGACCTTCGCCACGGTCACCGAAGCCACCCGGCTGCGCAGCCTGGTGGGACCCAGCCTGTCCTGGTTCGAGGAACTGTTCCGCTACGAGTTGCTGTTCAGCTCCACAGCGGACGGTTCGGCCGCGCGCCGGTTCCCGGTGCTGCTGCTGATCCTGTGCACGGGTACCTGCCTGGTGGTGTTGCTGCGCAGGGGCCGCATCCCGGGCGCCGCGCTCGGACCCAGCCGCAGGCTGATCGCCACGGTGGCGCTGTTCTTCCTGCTACTGGCGCTCACCCCGACCAAGTGGACACATCACTTCGGCGCCTTCGCGGCGGTGGGCGCGGCCATGGCGGCCCTCACGGCACTGGCCGTCAGCACCACCGTGCTGCGGTCCCGGCGCAACCGGGCCGCGTTCGTCTCCGGGTTACTCGTGGTCGCCGCGCTGGCGCTGACCGGGCCGAACGCCTACTGGTTCGTCTCCGACTTCGGCGTGCCCTGGGCCGACCGGGCCCCCATGATCGGCGGGCTCGGCCTTTCCACCATCCTGCTGATCGGCGCGGCTGCCGTGGCCGTGGTCGCCTTCATCGAGAACATCCGCGCCCAGCGTCCCGGCCTGCCACCACCGCTGCCGGAAGGCAGGGGCCGCGCGCTGCGATTCGGCTCACTGTCCCTTGTGGTCGTCTGCGGCCTGGTGGCCGCGGCGGGGTTCGCCAGCATGATCGCCGCGATCACCGGGCAACACCACAGTTACAGCCTCGGCGAGGCCAATGTGGAGCATTTGTTCGGGAAGAGCTGCAACCTCGCGGACCACGTGATGGTGGAGCGGGACCCGATCTCCAGCATGCTGGCCCCGCTGCCCGCCGGGCAGCAGGCCACCGTGGAGGACGAGCCCGCCGGAGACGAATCCGCCGAACCGGGCGACCTGCCGGACAACGACGAGGGCAACGGCGCCACGCAGACCGGCTTCCACACCAGGGCCGCGTTGACCGACGACCCGATCGCCGAGCCACCGCACGGGTTCACCACCGGCACCGTTCCGATGTGGAGCAGCTACGACGAGCGCACCACCCCGACCGGCCAGTTGCGCACCGAGTGGTACGACCTGGCCGAGCGGCCCGCCGGTGGGCAGCTGGTGATGGCTGTGGCGGCGGCGCCGGGCAAGGCGACCAGCGTGCGGGTCGAGTTCGGCAGGCCGACCCCGGAGGGTATCCGGGTGGTCGGGAACAAGGAGGTGCTCGGCACGGGCGGCGGGGTCGGCGGCTGGGGCGATGTCCGGCTGAACCTGGACGAGGCCCCGCCGGGGGCGACGGCGGCGCGGATCGTGGCCGCGGACGACGACTTCACCGAGGACGGCTGGGTCGCGGTGACCGCGCCGCGGGTCCCGACCTTCACCACCCTCACCGACAAGGTCGGCGACGAACCGGTCTACATGGACTGGCCGACATCCTTCGTCTACCCGTGCCTGATCCCGGCCGCCTCGCACGACGGGATCGCCGAGGTGCCCGAGTACCGGCTGACCGCGGCCGACCTCGCGCCCGAGGCCGACTGGGCCAGCAGCAAGGGCGGCGGGCCGAACGGCTGGCTGGAGGAGGTCGCCGACCAGCCCGAGGTGCCGAGCTTCCTGGCCGACGAACCCGAGCGGACCTGGGGCCGGCTGCTGTCCGTGGAGCCGTACGCGAAGGACACCCGGGAGCCGGTGGTCACCAGGAGCCAGCGGGTCCGGCCGGGCTGGTGGTCCCCGGGCCCGGGGCCGAGCCAGCCGGACGGGACCGCGCCGACCCGCTGA
- the cbiE gene encoding precorrin-6y C5,15-methyltransferase (decarboxylating) subunit CbiE → MASRAEPRGNRQVVEKVTVVGIGADGWAGLPEPSRAAIDAAEVLLGGARQLELVPDRGAEKVRWPSPLLPNLDATLAAHAGRRVCVLASGDPMLSGIGGTLARRLGADRLRILPGVSSVALARARLGWSAEETEVVSVVGRAVHRLARVLAPGRRVLVLSEGSATPAEVAELLTERGYGPSSLTVLEELGGAGERAVTGIAHDWERAEGAALNLVAVECAAQPGTPLLGTLAGLPDEVFEHDGQFTKRDLRASSLARLAPRPGELLWDVGAGAGGIAIEWCRAHPANRAIAVERDPARAERIGRNARELGVPDLRVVTGAAPAALAGLAAPDAVFLGGGLGVPGLLDACWAGLRPGGRLVANGVTLQAEQALAAAYAEHGGELVRISIEQAAPLGGLTGWTPARAVTQWSVGKP, encoded by the coding sequence ATCGCGTCGCGCGCAGAGCCGAGGGGAAACCGGCAGGTGGTCGAGAAAGTCACAGTGGTCGGGATCGGGGCCGACGGGTGGGCCGGGCTGCCCGAGCCGTCCCGGGCCGCGATCGACGCCGCCGAGGTGCTGCTCGGCGGCGCCCGGCAGCTCGAGCTGGTCCCGGACCGCGGAGCGGAGAAGGTGCGCTGGCCGAGCCCGTTGCTGCCGAACCTGGACGCCACCCTCGCCGCGCACGCGGGCCGCCGGGTCTGCGTACTCGCCAGCGGCGACCCGATGCTGTCCGGGATCGGCGGCACGCTGGCCCGCAGGCTCGGCGCGGACCGGCTGCGCATCCTGCCCGGGGTGTCCTCGGTGGCGCTGGCCAGGGCCAGGCTCGGCTGGTCGGCCGAGGAGACCGAGGTGGTCAGCGTGGTGGGGCGCGCGGTGCATCGGCTGGCCAGGGTGCTGGCGCCGGGCAGGCGGGTGCTGGTGCTCAGCGAGGGCTCGGCCACCCCGGCCGAGGTGGCCGAGCTGCTCACCGAGCGCGGCTACGGACCGAGCTCGCTCACCGTGCTGGAGGAGCTCGGCGGCGCGGGCGAGCGCGCGGTCACCGGCATCGCGCACGACTGGGAGCGGGCGGAGGGCGCGGCGCTGAACCTGGTCGCGGTGGAATGCGCGGCACAGCCGGGCACCCCGCTGCTGGGCACGCTGGCCGGGCTGCCGGACGAGGTCTTCGAACACGACGGGCAGTTCACCAAGCGCGACCTGCGGGCGAGCAGCCTGGCCCGGCTCGCCCCCCGGCCCGGCGAGTTGCTGTGGGACGTGGGCGCGGGCGCGGGCGGCATCGCGATCGAATGGTGCCGGGCGCACCCGGCGAACCGGGCGATCGCCGTGGAGCGCGACCCCGCGCGGGCCGAACGGATCGGCCGCAACGCTCGCGAGCTCGGCGTGCCGGACCTGCGGGTGGTCACCGGCGCCGCACCGGCGGCACTGGCCGGGCTGGCCGCCCCGGACGCGGTGTTCCTCGGCGGCGGCCTCGGCGTGCCGGGTCTGCTGGACGCCTGCTGGGCGGGGCTGCGGCCGGGCGGGCGGCTGGTCGCCAACGGCGTGACCCTGCAGGCCGAGCAGGCGCTGGCCGCCGCGTACGCCGAGCACGGCGGGGAGCTGGTCCGGATCTCGATCGAGCAGGCGGCGCCACTGGGCGGCCTCACCGGCTGGACCCCGGCGCGTGCCGTGACCCAGTGGAGCGTAGGCAAACCATGA
- the bluB gene encoding 5,6-dimethylbenzimidazole synthase, with protein MTGLEAFYEVVRRRRDVRAEFTGEPLDEEVLERVLEAAHAAPSVGLTQPWDFVLVTDPGTRQSFAEHVRAERQVFADSLTGERAERFSRIKIEGIRESSMGVVVTYDPRRGAPDVLGRHAIADAGLYSVCLAIQNLWLSATAEGLGVGWVSFYREPFLAELLGIPDGVRPVAWLCLGPVTELASVPDLERHDWRRRRPLRAAVHRERFAR; from the coding sequence ATGACGGGATTGGAAGCGTTCTACGAGGTGGTGCGGCGGCGCCGGGATGTACGCGCGGAGTTCACCGGGGAGCCGCTGGACGAGGAGGTGCTGGAGCGGGTGCTGGAGGCCGCGCACGCCGCACCCAGCGTCGGGCTCACCCAGCCGTGGGATTTCGTGCTGGTCACCGATCCCGGGACCCGGCAGTCCTTCGCCGAGCATGTGCGGGCCGAGCGCCAGGTGTTCGCGGACTCCCTCACCGGCGAGCGGGCCGAGCGGTTCTCCCGGATCAAGATCGAGGGGATCCGCGAGTCCAGCATGGGGGTGGTGGTCACCTACGACCCCCGGCGTGGCGCTCCGGACGTGCTCGGCAGGCACGCGATCGCCGACGCCGGCCTGTACTCGGTCTGCCTGGCGATCCAGAACCTGTGGCTGTCGGCGACCGCGGAAGGTCTCGGCGTCGGTTGGGTCAGCTTCTACCGGGAGCCCTTCCTCGCCGAGTTGCTCGGCATCCCGGACGGGGTGCGGCCGGTGGCCTGGCTGTGCCTCGGTCCGGTAACGGAGCTGGCGTCCGTTCCTGACCTCGAGCGACACGACTGGCGGCGCAGGCGGCCGTTGCGAGCGGCCGTCCACAGGGAAAGGTTTGCCCGCTAA
- a CDS encoding cobyrinate a,c-diamide synthase yields the protein MVIAAPASGHGKTTVAAGLMAALRSRGLTVSGHKVGPDFIDPSYHALATGLPARNLDPFLQGEDRVVPLLLHGARSADLAVIEGVMGMFDGALGTEGYASTAHLARLVDAPVVLVVDAGAASRSVAAVVHGFAHYDPGVKLAGVILNKLGSQRHEDEIREALRPTGIPVLGALRRTEHIHAPSRHLGLVPVAERVDEARRFLPRLASWIAEGVDLAAVERVARAASPLTGTAWDPAAEVTRGGRGAVVAAAAGQAFTFRYTETVELLAAAGVEVVDVDPLHAETLPAGCAGLYFGGGFPEVHADELAANAPLRQAVAAAVRRGMPMVAECAGLLYLCRELDGLPMVGALEATARMTERGALGYRRATAAADNLVAAGGQRVTGHEFHRTELVPGSGAPPAWHWEGRQEGFASPSLHASYLHVHWAGYPELAQRFATKVHDGL from the coding sequence ATCGTGATCGCCGCGCCGGCCTCCGGGCACGGCAAGACCACCGTGGCCGCCGGGCTGATGGCGGCGTTGCGTTCCCGCGGGCTCACGGTCTCCGGGCACAAGGTCGGCCCGGACTTCATCGACCCCAGCTACCACGCGCTGGCCACCGGGCTGCCCGCGCGCAACCTCGACCCGTTCCTCCAGGGCGAGGACCGGGTGGTCCCCCTGCTGCTGCACGGTGCCCGCTCGGCGGATCTCGCCGTGATCGAGGGCGTGATGGGGATGTTCGACGGCGCGCTCGGCACCGAGGGCTACGCCTCCACCGCGCACCTGGCGCGGCTGGTGGACGCGCCGGTGGTGCTGGTCGTGGACGCGGGCGCGGCCAGCCGCAGCGTGGCCGCGGTGGTACACGGCTTCGCGCACTACGACCCCGGGGTGAAGCTGGCCGGGGTGATCCTGAACAAGCTCGGCTCGCAGCGGCACGAGGACGAGATCAGGGAGGCGCTGCGGCCCACCGGGATCCCGGTGCTGGGGGCGCTGCGCCGCACCGAGCACATCCACGCGCCGAGCAGGCACCTCGGCCTGGTCCCGGTGGCCGAGCGGGTGGACGAGGCACGGCGGTTCCTGCCCCGCCTGGCCTCCTGGATCGCCGAGGGTGTCGACCTGGCCGCGGTGGAACGGGTGGCACGGGCGGCCTCGCCGCTGACCGGAACGGCATGGGACCCGGCCGCCGAGGTCACGCGCGGCGGCCGTGGCGCGGTGGTGGCCGCGGCCGCGGGCCAGGCCTTCACCTTCCGCTACACCGAGACCGTGGAGCTGCTCGCCGCCGCGGGGGTCGAGGTGGTGGACGTCGACCCGCTGCACGCGGAGACCCTTCCCGCGGGGTGCGCCGGGCTGTACTTCGGCGGCGGCTTCCCCGAGGTGCACGCGGACGAGCTCGCGGCGAACGCCCCGCTGCGGCAGGCCGTCGCCGCGGCCGTGCGGCGGGGCATGCCGATGGTCGCCGAATGCGCAGGCCTGCTCTACCTGTGCCGCGAGCTGGACGGCCTGCCCATGGTGGGCGCGCTGGAGGCCACCGCGCGGATGACCGAGCGCGGCGCGCTGGGATACCGGCGGGCCACGGCGGCAGCGGACAACCTGGTGGCCGCGGGCGGGCAGCGGGTCACCGGGCACGAGTTCCACCGCACCGAGCTCGTTCCCGGCAGCGGTGCGCCGCCGGCGTGGCACTGGGAGGGGCGGCAGGAGGGCTTCGCCTCCCCGAGCCTGCACGCCTCCTACCTGCATGTGCACTGGGCCGGGTATCCCGAGCTCGCGCAGCGCTTCGCCACGAAGGTCCATGATGGACTGTGA
- a CDS encoding cobalt-precorrin-6A reductase, whose protein sequence is MRQRPRVLVLGGTAEARELAAALVGCGVAVTSSLAGRVARPRLPEGEVRVGGFGGPEGLARWLTEHAVDAVVDATHPFAERISASALDGTRAAGVPLLRLERPGWPESPGGSRHWVDSLDAASAALPGLGGRVFLTTGRQGLAAFAGHDDLWFLARCVDPPAPPLPPACEVLLDRGPYTVAGETALMRAHRIEVLVTKDSGGSLTSAKLTAAADLGLPVVIVRRPARQEVRTVRDVRAALEWVLG, encoded by the coding sequence ATGAGGCAGCGTCCGAGGGTGCTGGTTCTCGGCGGCACCGCCGAGGCGCGGGAGCTGGCCGCCGCGCTGGTGGGGTGCGGGGTGGCGGTGACATCCTCGCTGGCCGGGCGGGTGGCGCGACCGCGGCTGCCCGAGGGCGAGGTGCGTGTCGGCGGGTTCGGCGGCCCGGAGGGCCTTGCCCGCTGGCTGACCGAACACGCGGTGGATGCCGTGGTGGACGCCACACATCCGTTCGCCGAACGGATCAGCGCCTCGGCGCTGGACGGCACCCGCGCGGCCGGGGTCCCCCTGCTGCGCCTGGAACGGCCGGGCTGGCCGGAGTCACCGGGCGGGAGCAGGCACTGGGTGGACTCGCTGGACGCCGCGTCCGCCGCGTTGCCGGGGCTGGGCGGCAGGGTGTTCCTCACCACCGGCAGGCAGGGACTCGCCGCCTTCGCCGGGCACGACGACCTGTGGTTCCTGGCGCGGTGCGTGGACCCGCCCGCGCCACCGTTGCCACCCGCGTGCGAGGTGCTGCTCGACCGCGGCCCCTACACCGTGGCCGGGGAGACCGCGCTGATGCGCGCGCACCGGATCGAGGTACTGGTCACCAAAGACAGCGGTGGGTCGCTGACCTCGGCGAAACTCACCGCCGCGGCGGATCTCGGCCTCCCGGTCGTGATCGTCCGTAGACCGGCGCGGCAGGAGGTACGGACCGTGCGGGACGTTCGAGCGGCACTGGAGTGGGTACTGGGATGA
- a CDS encoding putative cobaltochelatase, with product MRPYPFTAVVGMQDLRLALVLSAISPAIGGVLVRGEKGTAKSTMVRALAGLLPSVDVVENCRFSCDPAAPDPRCPDGPHQQGEPAHRRPARLVELPVGAAEDRVVGSLNLERALSEGVTDYQPGLLAGAHRGLLYVDEVNLLHDHLVDTLLDAAAMGRATVEREGVSVSHAARFVLIGTMNPEEGELRPQLLDRFGLTVEVTSSREPEQRVEVVRRRLAYESDPEGFAEGYTESDAVLAADIAAAQRLLGSVRLTDEALLQIAEVCASFEVDGMRADIVTARTAAAHAAWCGRDTVSTEDIRAAARLALPHRRRRNPFDAPGIDEQQLDQALQDAQPPEDPDPGPEDDGPGPGSGGEAPAGDQPGDAGGDSGDSGDSGGPPDGGGDQGGQRTVGAGSPYRARLLTVQGTGAGAQGRRSRAVTEAGRTVGVRPQGVRAGGPHLLATVRAAAPHQRARGRSGPGLTLRPRDLRYAVREGKEGNLVLFCVDASGSMGAKSRMREVKSAVLSLLLDAYQRRDKVGLVTFRGTDGELALPPTISVEAAAARLETLPTGGRTPLAEGLLRSAEVLRIEAIRDPRRRPLLVLVTDGRATSGGDAVGRAQAAAGLLAGSGVSAVVVDCESGRMRLGLAAELASRLGAEHLPLGEVGADSLAGEVRMRTGRAA from the coding sequence GTGCGGCCGTACCCGTTCACCGCTGTCGTCGGGATGCAGGATCTGCGTCTCGCCCTCGTGTTGTCGGCCATCTCACCCGCGATCGGCGGGGTGCTGGTGCGTGGGGAGAAGGGCACCGCGAAGTCGACCATGGTCCGTGCGCTGGCCGGGCTGCTGCCGAGCGTGGACGTGGTGGAGAACTGCCGCTTCTCCTGCGATCCCGCCGCCCCCGACCCGCGTTGCCCGGACGGCCCGCACCAGCAGGGTGAGCCAGCGCACCGGCGTCCCGCGCGGCTGGTCGAGCTCCCGGTCGGCGCGGCCGAGGACCGGGTGGTCGGCTCGCTGAACCTGGAGCGCGCGCTGTCCGAGGGGGTCACCGACTACCAGCCCGGGCTGCTGGCAGGCGCGCACCGTGGCCTGCTCTACGTGGACGAGGTCAACCTGCTGCACGACCACCTGGTGGACACCTTGCTGGACGCCGCCGCGATGGGGCGTGCCACGGTCGAGCGGGAGGGCGTCTCGGTCTCGCATGCCGCCCGGTTCGTGCTGATCGGCACGATGAACCCGGAAGAGGGTGAGCTGCGGCCGCAGCTACTCGACCGGTTCGGCCTGACCGTGGAGGTGACCTCCAGCCGCGAGCCCGAGCAGCGGGTGGAGGTGGTCCGGCGCCGGCTCGCCTACGAGTCCGACCCGGAGGGTTTCGCCGAGGGCTACACCGAGTCCGATGCCGTGCTTGCCGCGGATATCGCCGCGGCGCAACGGTTGCTGGGTTCGGTACGGCTGACCGATGAGGCACTGCTGCAGATCGCCGAGGTATGCGCCTCCTTCGAGGTGGACGGGATGCGCGCGGACATCGTGACCGCGCGGACCGCCGCCGCGCATGCCGCGTGGTGCGGAAGGGACACGGTGTCCACGGAGGACATTCGAGCCGCGGCCAGGCTGGCCCTGCCGCACCGTCGCCGGCGCAACCCCTTCGACGCGCCCGGGATCGACGAGCAGCAACTCGACCAGGCGTTGCAGGACGCGCAGCCGCCCGAGGACCCGGACCCGGGGCCGGAGGACGACGGGCCGGGACCCGGTTCGGGCGGCGAGGCGCCCGCGGGGGACCAGCCGGGCGACGCGGGCGGTGACTCCGGTGACTCCGGCGACTCCGGCGGCCCACCCGATGGCGGTGGTGACCAGGGCGGCCAGCGCACGGTGGGGGCCGGCAGCCCGTACCGGGCCCGGCTGCTGACCGTCCAGGGCACCGGGGCGGGCGCGCAGGGGCGCCGCTCCCGTGCGGTCACCGAGGCCGGCCGCACGGTCGGGGTGCGTCCGCAGGGCGTGCGTGCGGGCGGGCCGCACCTGCTCGCCACGGTGCGCGCGGCGGCGCCGCACCAGCGTGCCCGCGGCCGCTCCGGCCCCGGCCTCACGCTGCGCCCGCGGGACCTGCGCTACGCGGTACGCGAGGGCAAGGAGGGCAACCTCGTGTTGTTCTGCGTGGACGCCTCCGGCTCGATGGGCGCCAAGTCGCGGATGCGCGAGGTGAAGTCCGCCGTGCTCTCCCTGCTGCTGGACGCCTACCAGCGCAGGGACAAGGTCGGGCTGGTCACCTTCCGGGGCACCGACGGCGAGCTGGCGCTGCCGCCGACGATCAGCGTGGAGGCGGCGGCGGCCCGGCTGGAGACCCTGCCCACCGGCGGCCGTACCCCGCTGGCCGAGGGCCTGCTGCGGTCCGCCGAGGTGCTGCGCATCGAAGCCATCCGGGACCCGCGGCGCAGGCCGTTGCTGGTGCTGGTCACCGACGGGCGGGCGACCAGCGGCGGCGACGCCGTCGGCCGGGCGCAGGCCGCCGCCGGGCTGCTCGCGGGCAGCGGCGTGAGCGCCGTGGTGGTCGACTGCGAGTCCGGTCGGATGCGCCTCGGCCTGGCCGCCGAGCTGGCCTCCCGGCTCGGTGCGGAACACCTCCCGCTCGGCGAGGTCGGCGCCGACTCGCTGGCGGGCGAGGTGCGGATGCGGACCGGGAGGGCCGCCTGA
- the cobM gene encoding precorrin-4 C(11)-methyltransferase produces the protein MTVHFIGAGPGAADLITVRGRDLLARCPVCLYPGSLTPTDLLANCPEGARLVDTARLTLEAILDELTGAHARGQDVVRLCSGDPAVYSAVAEQMRRLDAAGVPYEVTPGVPAFAAAAAVLNRELTVPTVAQSLILTRVQARSTAMPEGEDLATLAASGTTLALHLAINRIEQVVEELLPHYGADCPVAVVAQASQPAQRVLRGRLDEIAQQVRDAGITRAATVFVGKVLAAENFPDSFLYSAGRERRDQPGPV, from the coding sequence ATGACCGTCCATTTCATCGGCGCGGGCCCCGGCGCCGCCGACCTGATCACCGTGCGCGGGCGCGACCTGCTGGCCCGCTGCCCGGTCTGCCTCTACCCCGGCAGCCTGACCCCCACCGACCTGCTCGCGAACTGCCCGGAGGGCGCGCGGCTGGTGGACACCGCCCGGCTGACCCTGGAGGCGATCCTCGACGAGCTCACCGGCGCGCATGCCCGTGGCCAGGACGTGGTCAGGCTGTGCTCCGGGGATCCGGCCGTGTACAGCGCGGTGGCCGAGCAGATGCGTCGCCTGGATGCGGCGGGCGTGCCGTACGAGGTGACCCCCGGGGTGCCCGCGTTCGCGGCCGCCGCGGCGGTGCTCAACCGGGAGCTGACCGTGCCGACCGTGGCACAGAGCCTGATCCTGACCAGGGTGCAGGCCCGGTCCACCGCGATGCCCGAGGGCGAGGACCTGGCCACCCTCGCCGCCAGCGGCACCACCCTCGCCCTGCACCTGGCGATCAACCGGATCGAGCAGGTGGTCGAGGAGTTGCTGCCGCACTACGGTGCGGACTGCCCGGTGGCCGTGGTGGCGCAGGCCAGCCAGCCGGCCCAGCGGGTGCTGCGCGGCCGGCTCGACGAGATCGCGCAGCAGGTGCGGGACGCGGGCATCACCCGCGCGGCGACGGTGTTCGTCGGCAAGGTGCTCGCGGCGGAGAACTTCCCGGACAGCTTCCTGTACTCGGCGGGCCGGGAGCGCCGCGACCAGCCGGGGCCGGTATGA